A single region of the Streptomyces sp. NBC_00236 genome encodes:
- a CDS encoding glycosyltransferase, whose translation MKISFLVRDLCHMGGVVSATQNLAGALAARHEVEIIALRKVRDESYFPLDPRVSVRALTDLRKHSPTSDLDDPLTEVFPKVYPCDPAEKKPVVSRLAELRLLEFLATTDADVVVSSSPRLTIMLSYAEGDYLRVTQEHSMPSIYAKYYQGRLFKAYHSLDALTALTPEEVESIGKLVPGVRNRLAVMPNCVPAAPVQSKSTNKVVIAAGLLKENKNFAAVIEAFATVVAKRPDWRLRIYGGGTEKANLRKQIESLGLHNAVTLMGPAAPVAPEFSKGSIFVLPSKREAFGNVIVEAMAAGLPVVSTDAHHGPRNIITHGEDGLIVPRGDTPAMADAVLELVEDDERRRRMGEAAVRNAVRFHEPASCARFEAILHDAFVRRALPTTATAQVDAVGSVHIDVGTLPAEAHGAEIACRRIGREPAEERFAIEPDGSAVVPWRGGLPEGIWELSVRTAAGHEVPLTVDGYGCDVRELLNVPLPRGNGGPAMELLLPHRGEDGRLRIRSVVRDAHVEVDALTVGGDVFELQADCWGADLGPGAVLEVVNRRAKERVLTVPASATEGNRFVSRVDFGLLVGEHTGPEQIWDVWLRPGGDVERIAVGKLATDVLAPIGVFTYPRPVVTVSTPPRPSLLSKVNRRVARKLGIGRPTPAPAPVKVEIRPYFTAFSQFAFKTVDL comes from the coding sequence GTGAAGATTTCATTTCTGGTGCGCGACCTCTGCCACATGGGCGGAGTGGTCAGTGCCACGCAGAACCTGGCGGGCGCGCTTGCGGCCCGGCACGAGGTGGAGATCATCGCCCTCCGCAAGGTGCGGGACGAGTCCTACTTCCCGCTCGACCCGCGGGTTTCCGTGCGCGCGCTGACCGATCTGCGCAAGCACTCGCCGACATCGGACCTGGACGACCCACTGACCGAGGTCTTCCCCAAGGTCTACCCCTGCGACCCGGCGGAGAAGAAGCCGGTGGTCAGCCGTCTGGCCGAGCTGCGGCTGCTCGAATTCCTCGCGACCACGGACGCCGACGTCGTGGTGAGCTCGAGTCCGCGGCTCACGATCATGCTCTCGTACGCCGAGGGTGACTACCTGCGGGTCACGCAGGAGCACTCGATGCCCTCGATCTACGCGAAGTACTACCAGGGCCGGCTGTTCAAGGCGTACCACTCGCTGGACGCGCTCACCGCGCTGACGCCCGAAGAGGTCGAGAGCATCGGCAAGTTGGTGCCGGGCGTACGCAACCGGCTGGCCGTCATGCCGAACTGCGTGCCCGCCGCCCCCGTGCAGTCCAAGAGCACCAACAAGGTCGTCATCGCGGCCGGTCTCCTCAAGGAGAACAAGAACTTCGCGGCGGTCATCGAGGCCTTCGCCACCGTCGTGGCCAAGCGCCCCGACTGGCGGCTGCGGATCTACGGCGGCGGCACCGAGAAGGCGAATCTGCGCAAGCAGATCGAGAGCCTCGGCCTGCACAACGCCGTGACGCTGATGGGCCCGGCCGCCCCGGTCGCACCGGAGTTCAGCAAGGGCTCGATCTTCGTACTCCCCTCCAAGCGGGAGGCGTTCGGCAATGTGATCGTCGAGGCGATGGCGGCCGGTCTGCCCGTCGTCAGCACCGACGCCCACCACGGCCCGCGCAACATCATCACCCACGGCGAGGACGGGCTCATCGTCCCGCGCGGCGACACCCCCGCCATGGCCGACGCCGTCCTCGAACTGGTCGAGGACGACGAGCGCCGCAGGCGCATGGGCGAGGCGGCGGTGCGCAACGCGGTGCGCTTCCACGAGCCGGCCAGCTGTGCGCGCTTCGAGGCGATCCTGCACGACGCGTTCGTCCGCCGGGCGCTGCCCACGACCGCCACCGCGCAGGTGGACGCGGTGGGCTCGGTCCACATCGACGTCGGCACGCTGCCGGCGGAGGCCCACGGTGCCGAGATCGCCTGCCGCCGGATCGGGCGGGAACCGGCCGAGGAACGCTTCGCGATCGAGCCCGATGGCAGCGCGGTGGTGCCCTGGCGCGGCGGACTGCCGGAAGGAATCTGGGAGTTGTCCGTCCGTACGGCCGCAGGACACGAGGTGCCGCTGACGGTGGACGGCTACGGGTGCGACGTACGTGAGCTGCTGAACGTGCCGCTGCCCCGCGGGAACGGGGGGCCCGCCATGGAGCTCCTGCTGCCGCACCGGGGGGAGGACGGCCGCCTCCGGATCCGGAGCGTGGTGCGCGACGCGCATGTGGAGGTGGACGCGCTGACCGTCGGTGGCGACGTCTTCGAGCTGCAGGCGGACTGCTGGGGTGCCGACCTCGGTCCGGGCGCTGTCCTGGAGGTCGTGAACCGCAGGGCGAAGGAGCGGGTGCTGACCGTCCCCGCGTCGGCCACGGAAGGCAACCGGTTCGTGTCCCGCGTCGACTTCGGCCTGTTGGTCGGGGAGCACACGGGGCCCGAACAGATCTGGGACGTGTGGCTGCGGCCCGGCGGAGACGTCGAGCGGATCGCCGTGGGCAAGCTGGCCACGGACGTGCTGGCGCCGATCGGTGTGTTCACCTACCCCCGTCCGGTGGTCACCGTCTCGACGCCGCCCAGGCCGAGCCTGCTGTCCAAGGTCAACCGCCGCGTGGCCAGGAAGCTGGGAATCGGACGCCCCACGCCGGCGCCTGCGCCGGTGAAGGTGGAGATCCGCCCCTACTTCACTGCCTTCTCGCAGTTCGCCTTCAAAACGGTCGACCTGTAG
- the obgE gene encoding GTPase ObgE — MTTFVDRVELHVAAGNGGHGCASVHREKFKPLGGPDGGNGGRGGDVTLIVDQAVTTLLDYHHHPHRKATNGQPGAGDNRTGKEGQDLVLPVPDGTVVLDSAGNVLADLVGQGTMFIAGQGGRGGLGNGALASARRKAPGFALLGEPGEARDVVLELKTVADVALVGYPSAGKSSLISVLSAAKPKIADYPFTTLVPNLGVVTAGSTVYTIADVPGLIPGASQGKGLGLEFLRHVERCSVLVHVLDTATLESDRDPVSDLDMIEEELKLYGGLEDRPRIVVLNKIDIPDGQDLADMIRPELEARGYRVFEASAVARTGLKELSFALAKVIAEARAAKPVEEATRIVIRPKAVDDAGFTVVLEDDGIYRVRGEKPERWVRQTDFNNDEAVGYLADRLNRLGVEDELRKAGARAGDGVAIGAEDNAVVFDWEPTVTAGAEMLGRRGEDHRLEEPRPAAQRRRDREEERDDVSKEYQEFDPFA, encoded by the coding sequence ATGACCACCTTCGTGGACCGCGTCGAACTGCATGTCGCCGCGGGTAACGGAGGCCACGGCTGTGCCTCCGTTCACCGTGAGAAGTTCAAGCCGCTCGGCGGCCCGGACGGCGGCAACGGCGGCCGTGGCGGCGACGTGACCCTGATCGTCGATCAGGCGGTCACCACGCTCCTCGACTACCACCACCACCCCCACCGCAAGGCCACCAACGGCCAGCCCGGCGCCGGCGACAACCGCACCGGCAAGGAGGGCCAGGACCTGGTCCTGCCCGTGCCGGACGGCACCGTCGTCCTCGACAGCGCGGGCAACGTGCTGGCCGACCTCGTCGGCCAGGGCACGATGTTCATCGCCGGCCAGGGCGGCCGCGGCGGCCTCGGCAACGGCGCACTGGCCTCCGCCCGCCGCAAGGCCCCCGGCTTCGCGCTGCTCGGCGAGCCCGGTGAGGCCCGGGACGTCGTCCTGGAGCTGAAGACCGTCGCCGACGTGGCGCTCGTCGGCTACCCGAGCGCGGGCAAGTCCTCGCTGATCTCGGTCCTGTCGGCCGCCAAGCCGAAGATCGCCGACTATCCCTTCACGACCCTCGTCCCGAACCTGGGCGTGGTCACCGCGGGCAGCACCGTCTACACCATCGCCGACGTACCGGGCCTGATCCCGGGCGCCAGCCAGGGCAAGGGCCTCGGCCTGGAGTTCCTGCGGCACGTCGAGCGCTGCTCGGTACTCGTCCACGTACTGGACACGGCGACGCTGGAGTCCGACCGTGACCCGGTCTCCGACCTCGACATGATCGAGGAGGAGCTGAAGCTGTACGGGGGTCTGGAGGACCGGCCCCGTATCGTCGTGCTCAACAAGATCGACATCCCGGACGGCCAGGACCTCGCGGACATGATCCGTCCCGAGCTGGAAGCGCGCGGCTACCGCGTCTTCGAGGCGTCGGCGGTCGCCCGTACCGGCCTCAAGGAGCTCTCCTTCGCGCTGGCCAAGGTCATCGCCGAGGCGCGTGCCGCCAAGCCCGTGGAGGAGGCCACCCGCATCGTCATCCGGCCCAAGGCCGTGGACGACGCCGGGTTCACCGTGGTCCTGGAGGACGACGGCATCTACCGGGTGCGCGGCGAGAAGCCGGAGCGCTGGGTGCGCCAGACCGACTTCAACAACGACGAGGCCGTCGGCTACCTCGCGGACCGGCTGAACCGGCTGGGCGTCGAGGACGAGCTGCGCAAGGCCGGTGCCAGGGCCGGCGACGGTGTGGCCATCGGTGCCGAGGACAACGCCGTGGTCTTCGACTGGGAGCCGACGGTGACGGCCGGTGCGGAGATGCTCGGCCGCCGCGGTGAGGACCACCGACTGGAGGAGCCGCGTCCGGCAGCGCAGCGCCGTCGTGACCGCGAGGAAGAGCGCGACGACGTCAGCAAGGAGTACCAGGAGTTCGATCCGTTCGCGTAG
- the rpmA gene encoding 50S ribosomal protein L27: MAHKKGASSTRNGRDSNAQRLGVKRFGGQAVNAGEILVRQRGTHFHPGTGVGRGGDDTLFALAAGAVEFGTHRGRKVVNIVPIAG, from the coding sequence ATGGCACACAAGAAGGGCGCATCGTCCACCCGGAACGGGCGCGATTCCAATGCTCAGCGGCTCGGCGTGAAGCGCTTCGGCGGTCAGGCCGTCAACGCCGGTGAGATCCTGGTCCGCCAGCGCGGCACCCACTTCCACCCGGGCACGGGCGTCGGCCGTGGCGGCGACGACACGCTGTTCGCCCTCGCCGCCGGTGCGGTCGAGTTCGGCACGCACCGTGGCCGCAAGGTCGTGAACATCGTTCCGATCGCCGGCTGA
- the rplU gene encoding 50S ribosomal protein L21 — translation MYAIVRSGGRQHKVAVGDIVEVDKIPTAKVGDTVELSTLLVVDGDAVTSDPWVLDGIKVQAEIVDHHKGAKIDILRYKNKTGYRRRQGHRQQYTAIKVTGIPAAAK, via the coding sequence GTGTACGCCATCGTGCGCAGCGGTGGTCGCCAGCACAAGGTTGCTGTCGGCGACATCGTTGAGGTTGACAAGATTCCCACCGCCAAGGTTGGCGACACGGTAGAGCTCTCTACCCTGCTCGTTGTCGACGGCGACGCCGTGACCAGCGACCCGTGGGTGCTTGACGGCATCAAGGTCCAGGCCGAGATTGTGGACCACCACAAGGGCGCGAAGATCGACATCCTTCGCTACAAGAACAAGACCGGCTACCGCCGTCGCCAGGGTCACCGCCAGCAGTACACGGCGATCAAGGTCACCGGTATCCCCGCGGCTGCGAAGTAA
- a CDS encoding iron-containing alcohol dehydrogenase family protein codes for MPVLTRLIPAPVVVDIRAGALSDLAGVLADQRISGSGKLAIAISGGSGRALRERLSDSLPGASWFEVGGGTLDDAVKLAEAMKSGRYDAVVGLGGGKIIDCAKFAAARVGLPLVAVATNLSHDGLCSPVATLDNDAGRGSYGVPNPIAVVIDLDIIREAPVRFVRSGIGDALSNISAVADWELAHRVNGEDIDGLAAAMARQAGEAVLRHPGALGDDAFLQVLAEGLVLTGISMSVAGDSRPASGACHEINHAFDLLFPKRAASHGEQCGLGAAFAMHLRGACQESVRMAEALRRHGLPVTAEEMGFSAEEFVQVVGFAPRTRPGRYTILEHLDLSPDGIRDAYAEYTGAVEA; via the coding sequence GTGCCAGTACTGACCCGGCTGATCCCCGCACCGGTCGTCGTCGACATCCGGGCCGGTGCTCTGTCCGATCTGGCGGGTGTCCTCGCCGATCAGCGGATCTCCGGCTCGGGCAAACTGGCGATCGCGATCAGCGGGGGTTCCGGACGGGCGCTGCGGGAGCGGCTCTCGGACAGCCTGCCGGGTGCTTCCTGGTTCGAGGTGGGCGGCGGCACGCTGGATGACGCCGTCAAGCTCGCCGAGGCCATGAAGTCCGGCCGGTACGACGCCGTCGTCGGGCTCGGCGGCGGCAAGATCATCGACTGTGCGAAGTTCGCCGCGGCGCGCGTCGGGCTGCCGCTGGTCGCCGTGGCGACGAACCTGTCCCACGACGGTCTGTGCTCACCGGTGGCCACGCTGGACAACGACGCGGGCCGCGGCTCGTACGGTGTCCCGAACCCGATCGCCGTCGTCATCGACCTCGACATCATCCGTGAGGCACCGGTCCGTTTCGTGCGGTCCGGGATCGGTGACGCGCTCTCGAACATCTCCGCCGTCGCGGACTGGGAGCTCGCCCACCGGGTCAACGGCGAGGACATCGACGGACTGGCCGCCGCGATGGCCCGGCAGGCCGGCGAGGCCGTGCTGCGCCATCCCGGGGCCCTGGGTGACGACGCCTTCCTCCAGGTGCTGGCCGAGGGGCTGGTGCTGACCGGCATCTCGATGTCGGTGGCGGGGGACAGCCGTCCCGCGTCGGGCGCCTGCCACGAGATCAACCACGCCTTCGACCTGCTCTTCCCCAAGCGCGCCGCGAGCCACGGTGAGCAGTGCGGTCTGGGCGCGGCGTTCGCGATGCACCTGCGGGGCGCGTGCCAGGAGTCCGTACGGATGGCCGAGGCGCTGCGGCGTCACGGCCTGCCGGTCACGGCGGAGGAGATGGGGTTCAGCGCGGAGGAGTTCGTCCAGGTGGTCGGCTTCGCCCCCCGGACCAGGCCGGGCCGCTACACGATCCTGGAGCATCTGGACCTGTCCCCGGACGGGATCCGGGACGCCTACGCGGAGTACACCGGGGCCGTCGAAGCCTGA
- a CDS encoding phosphocholine cytidylyltransferase family protein, whose product MIGMILAAGAGRRLRPYTDTLPKALVPVGPEGDEESLTVVDLTLGNFAEVGLTDVAIIVGYRKEALYERKAALEAKYGVTLTLIDNDKAEEWNNAYSLWCGRDALKDGVILANGDTVHPVSVEKTLLAARGEGKKIILALDTVKQLADEEMKVVVDPDKGVQRITKLMDPAEATGEYIGVTLIEGDAAEELADALKTTFERDPDLYYEDGYQELVNRGFKVDVEPIGDVKWVEIDNHEDLAKGRTIACQY is encoded by the coding sequence ATGATCGGCATGATTCTGGCGGCCGGCGCAGGCCGTCGTCTGCGCCCCTACACCGACACGCTTCCCAAGGCCCTGGTGCCGGTCGGTCCCGAGGGGGACGAGGAGAGCCTGACCGTCGTCGACCTGACGCTCGGCAACTTCGCCGAGGTCGGCCTGACCGACGTCGCCATCATCGTGGGCTACCGCAAGGAGGCCCTGTACGAGCGCAAGGCCGCCCTTGAGGCGAAGTACGGCGTGACCCTCACGCTGATCGACAACGACAAGGCCGAGGAGTGGAACAACGCCTACTCCCTCTGGTGCGGCCGTGACGCCCTCAAGGACGGCGTGATCCTCGCCAACGGCGACACCGTGCACCCCGTCTCCGTCGAGAAGACGCTGCTCGCCGCCCGCGGCGAGGGCAAGAAGATCATCCTCGCCCTCGACACGGTGAAGCAGCTGGCGGACGAGGAGATGAAGGTCGTCGTCGACCCCGACAAGGGTGTGCAGCGGATCACGAAGCTGATGGACCCCGCCGAGGCCACCGGTGAGTACATCGGTGTCACCCTCATCGAGGGCGACGCGGCCGAGGAGCTGGCCGACGCGCTGAAGACCACGTTCGAGCGCGACCCGGACCTCTACTACGAGGACGGCTACCAGGAGCTCGTCAACCGCGGCTTCAAGGTCGACGTGGAGCCGATCGGCGACGTCAAGTGGGTCGAGATCGACAACCACGAGGACCTGGCCAAGGGCAGGACCATCGCGTGCCAGTACTGA